The following are encoded in a window of Hyla sarda isolate aHylSar1 unplaced genomic scaffold, aHylSar1.hap1 scaffold_1028, whole genome shotgun sequence genomic DNA:
- the TEFM gene encoding transcription elongation factor, mitochondrial isoform X1, whose translation MFLKTLINGGTRFLSRPLFSSRVFRGQDVPHEEPHGAVTAAEDPQPPDHVTPNHTRGDARRVSRRDSATHASFIKPDVSIERLQAADSVVSIVFGMKRLAWAHVDRSLTVTSWHQHEWLHLMKGRQHPDLYLEDVSVNDVVPPAVSVLGLIAAPASSPQVSSAVSRFPSADLYILERSSLSAQNAAMFPVTLHLRIVEAMLYALLNPTYSMEREHRVFSLGRTTVGKHFDIMVGGSKTSGVDLVQRLVEEAGVLAQPRIHFTPELVSQYKNKLHPRGQNRNEEMCDALLQALAFYELLYK comes from the exons ATGTTCCTGAAAACTCTGATCAATGGAG GGACGAGGTTTCTTTCGCGGCCTTTGTTCAGTTCCAGGGTATTCAGGGGTCAGGACGTCCCCCATGAGGAGCCACATGGAGCGGTCACTGCCGCTGAGGACCCGCAGCCTCCCGACCATGTGACACCTAACCACACAAGAGGCGATGCCAGGAGAGTGAGCAGACGAGATAGTGCCACCCATGCCAGCTTTATAAAGCCTGATGTCTCCATAGAGCGCCTGCAG GCGGCGGACAGCGTTGTCTCAATTGTGTTTGGTATGAAGCGTCTGGCCTGGGCCCATGTAGACCGCTCCCTGACTGTCACATCCTGGCACCAACATGAATGGCTACACCTGATGAAGGGGCGACAGCACCCTGACCTCTACCTGGAAGATGTAAGTGTCAATGATGTAGTACCGCCGGCCGTGTCTGTCCTTGGGTTGAttgctgctcctgcttcttctCCTCAGGTGTCTTCAGCAGTCTCCCGGTTCCCGTCAGCTGACCTCTACATCCTGGAGAGAAGCTCGCTCTCTGCCCAGAACGCTGCCATGTTTCCGGTGACATTGCACTTGCGGATTGTGGAAGCCATGTTGTATGCGCTGCTGAACCCGACATATAGCATGGAGCGGGAGCACCGGGTGTTCAGCCTGGGCCGGACTACGGTGGGGAAGCACTTTGACATCATGGTGGGGGGGTCTAAAACCAGTGGGGTGGACTTAGTGCAGCGCCTGGTGGAGGAGGCCGGTGTCCTGGCGCAGCCGCGCATCCACTTCACCCCAGAACTCGTCTCCCAGTACAAGAACAAACTCCACCCCCGAGGACAGAACCGCAACGAGGAGATGTGCGACGCTCTGCTACAGGCCTTGGCCTTCTATGAGCTGCTCTACAAGTAG
- the TEFM gene encoding transcription elongation factor, mitochondrial isoform X3, with translation MFLKTLINGGTRFLSRPLFSSRVFRGQDVPHEEPHGAVTAAEDPQPPDHVTPNHTRGDARRVSRRDSATHASFIKPDVSIERLQVSSAVSRFPSADLYILERSSLSAQNAAMFPVTLHLRIVEAMLYALLNPTYSMEREHRVFSLGRTTVGKHFDIMVGGSKTSGVDLVQRLVEEAGVLAQPRIHFTPELVSQYKNKLHPRGQNRNEEMCDALLQALAFYELLYK, from the exons ATGTTCCTGAAAACTCTGATCAATGGAG GGACGAGGTTTCTTTCGCGGCCTTTGTTCAGTTCCAGGGTATTCAGGGGTCAGGACGTCCCCCATGAGGAGCCACATGGAGCGGTCACTGCCGCTGAGGACCCGCAGCCTCCCGACCATGTGACACCTAACCACACAAGAGGCGATGCCAGGAGAGTGAGCAGACGAGATAGTGCCACCCATGCCAGCTTTATAAAGCCTGATGTCTCCATAGAGCGCCTGCAG GTGTCTTCAGCAGTCTCCCGGTTCCCGTCAGCTGACCTCTACATCCTGGAGAGAAGCTCGCTCTCTGCCCAGAACGCTGCCATGTTTCCGGTGACATTGCACTTGCGGATTGTGGAAGCCATGTTGTATGCGCTGCTGAACCCGACATATAGCATGGAGCGGGAGCACCGGGTGTTCAGCCTGGGCCGGACTACGGTGGGGAAGCACTTTGACATCATGGTGGGGGGGTCTAAAACCAGTGGGGTGGACTTAGTGCAGCGCCTGGTGGAGGAGGCCGGTGTCCTGGCGCAGCCGCGCATCCACTTCACCCCAGAACTCGTCTCCCAGTACAAGAACAAACTCCACCCCCGAGGACAGAACCGCAACGAGGAGATGTGCGACGCTCTGCTACAGGCCTTGGCCTTCTATGAGCTGCTCTACAAGTAG
- the TEFM gene encoding transcription elongation factor, mitochondrial isoform X2 → MFLKTLINGGTRFLSRPLFSSRVFRGQDVPHEEPHGAVTAAEDPQPPDHVTPNHTRGDARRVSRRDSATHASFIKPDVSIERLQAADSVVSIVFGMKRLAWAHVDRSLTVTSWHQHEWLHLMKGRQHPDLYLEDVSSAVSRFPSADLYILERSSLSAQNAAMFPVTLHLRIVEAMLYALLNPTYSMEREHRVFSLGRTTVGKHFDIMVGGSKTSGVDLVQRLVEEAGVLAQPRIHFTPELVSQYKNKLHPRGQNRNEEMCDALLQALAFYELLYK, encoded by the exons ATGTTCCTGAAAACTCTGATCAATGGAG GGACGAGGTTTCTTTCGCGGCCTTTGTTCAGTTCCAGGGTATTCAGGGGTCAGGACGTCCCCCATGAGGAGCCACATGGAGCGGTCACTGCCGCTGAGGACCCGCAGCCTCCCGACCATGTGACACCTAACCACACAAGAGGCGATGCCAGGAGAGTGAGCAGACGAGATAGTGCCACCCATGCCAGCTTTATAAAGCCTGATGTCTCCATAGAGCGCCTGCAG GCGGCGGACAGCGTTGTCTCAATTGTGTTTGGTATGAAGCGTCTGGCCTGGGCCCATGTAGACCGCTCCCTGACTGTCACATCCTGGCACCAACATGAATGGCTACACCTGATGAAGGGGCGACAGCACCCTGACCTCTACCTGGAAGAT GTGTCTTCAGCAGTCTCCCGGTTCCCGTCAGCTGACCTCTACATCCTGGAGAGAAGCTCGCTCTCTGCCCAGAACGCTGCCATGTTTCCGGTGACATTGCACTTGCGGATTGTGGAAGCCATGTTGTATGCGCTGCTGAACCCGACATATAGCATGGAGCGGGAGCACCGGGTGTTCAGCCTGGGCCGGACTACGGTGGGGAAGCACTTTGACATCATGGTGGGGGGGTCTAAAACCAGTGGGGTGGACTTAGTGCAGCGCCTGGTGGAGGAGGCCGGTGTCCTGGCGCAGCCGCGCATCCACTTCACCCCAGAACTCGTCTCCCAGTACAAGAACAAACTCCACCCCCGAGGACAGAACCGCAACGAGGAGATGTGCGACGCTCTGCTACAGGCCTTGGCCTTCTATGAGCTGCTCTACAAGTAG